One Hordeum vulgare subsp. vulgare chromosome 4H, MorexV3_pseudomolecules_assembly, whole genome shotgun sequence DNA window includes the following coding sequences:
- the LOC123448116 gene encoding uncharacterized protein LOC123448116 isoform X1 produces MSLVKFYENPLPFPPTNTATHRLVACHARAASPSPRHAHRRGHRPLAPSLCLAAVSIALPTAGLLLPLVSPLLFFHTRSSRWKESPFLQARNLPAPAAALPCASSGSGEAPIHYAALRLARASGRRCYGGRRSTPDTVCAPEAIEDAPPPLLEPEVQKVGFYLKLWEHSKVQFPPLLAKALSDLCILDFDIPSTMLMVTWQVVLIDVPAVIGVMYIQARISSGEGWGGKRQRRRGTVLDQAPGRLAAGPAWPCLRKLPTEAARERIGGTGLAQIPHRRPGREKVSWDASSSTHSWSRRSSPKSAQSSRRTTSTRSRREAPTTSGWDLCRRGMRRGGDSWGTSGGGHGGRGRRWRGSSTAAEQFLDGARPERHRCIIPHVHVLGNRGDARNRRCRWVAATELEAQVTSSGGIRGAGALMLVGGGEICCLASVRRRAYQRGRR; encoded by the exons ATGTCCCTGGTGAAATTTTACGAAAACCCCCTCCCCTTTCCTCCGACAAACACCGCAACCCACCGCTTGGTCGCCTGCCACGCGCGAGCCGCTTCTCCGTCGCCTCGCCACGCACACCGACGAGGGCACCGGCCGCTTGCTCCATCGCTCTGTCTCGCCGCCGTCTCCATCGCCTTGCCGACCGCCGGCCTCCTTCTCCCGCTCGTCTCgcctcttctcttcttccacaCGAGGAGCTCAAGATGGAAGGAGTCCCCTTTTCTTCAAGCTCGCAATTTGCCGGCTCCGGCGGCGGCGCTGCCCTGTGCATCCTCCGGCTCCGGCGAGGCTCCG ATCCACTACGCGGCTCTGCGGCTCGCTCGTGCATCAGGACGCCGATGCTACGGAGGACGCCGCTCCACCCCTGATACGGTCTGTGCCCCCGAAGCCATTGAGGATGCCCCTCCACCCCTGCTCGAGCCTGAAG TTCAGAAGGTTGGTTTCTATCTGAAGCTATGGGAACATTCCAAGGTGCAGTTCCCCCCTCTTCTTGCCAAG GCTTTGTCAGATTTGTGCATCTTGGACTTCGACATCCCATCTACGATGCTAATGGTTACATGGCAAGTTGTTCTAATTGATGTTCCTGCTGTGATTGGGGTGATGTACATTCAG GCGCGCATCAGCagcggcgaggggtggggtgGCAAAAGGCAGCGGCGGCGAGGGACGGTGCTCGATCAGGCGCCAGGTCGTCTTGCCGCTGGGCCCGCGTGGCCCTGTCTACGTAAGCTGCCAACGGAAGCTGCCAGAGAGAGGATCGGCGGCACGGGACTTGCCCAAATCCCGCACCGGCGTCCAGGGCGTGAGAAAGTATCCTGGGACGCGAGCAGCAGCACGCACTCCTGGTCCAGGAGATCGTCACCCAAGAGCGCGCAGAGCTCAAGGAGGACGACCTCAACCAGATCACGGCGGGAGGCTCCGACGACGAGCGGATGGGATCTTTGCAGGAGGGGAATGCGCAGAGGGGGTGACAGCTGGGGAACGAGCGGTGGTGGTCATGGCGGGAGAGGAAGGCGCTGGCGCGGTTCCTCAACGGCGGCGGAGCAGTTCCTGGACGGCGCACGTCCTGAGCGACATAGGTGCATAATCCCGCATGTGCATGTCCTGGGCAACCGTGGCGATGCGCGGAATCGCAGGTGCAGGTGGGTGGCGGCGACGGAAttagaggcgcaggtcacgagcaGCGGCGGCATCAGAGGCGCAGGTGCGCTCATGCTGGTAGGCGGCGGCGAAATCTGCTGCCTCGCGTCTGTCCGGCGACGCGCGTATcagcgaggaagaagatga
- the LOC123448117 gene encoding serine/arginine repetitive matrix protein 2 yields MATVTPGVLLRLLQAMHTDERVTGEHRSPALQVTAVVPALTASTADSLLCPSNGFLLQLSDGLHSTYVQPSPADADALLSVRPHIVGHLVHLDRLRFASPVPRAVGLRPVPSSRSLPCVGNPEPLIVRSAACSRGYVIRPDSSPDAAPPLMPSGSSAAPLSDATDAAAKRAVLAPRNGPEAAALPGGSAAKRRFSSPAPAKQRDPSPAVKGASRAASPSVKGASRASSPAVRGTSRSSSPAPSKCVVPSLVAAKEENRRAAKEPAIIVPSRYRQPSPAGGRRGAGSPGGGGRRGSLSPGSRRLSGEGGSKKKVGVLVSGISKMTDLGSGSAMKPVRKSWDESAMALAAAAAGTVKKSKVKVDRDTILRTQEAMSRRLSDATAELSSNDDSSVDEKPKPPKKTVSSAMKAKTAAPKIILHDAKWTDGSIPLVAVSDKLSKIGKEATERRDAAATAAADALQEALITDSVIRNLSKFSELCSLSKTANPLPTVDCFLAVYEDTFKWKKTAESMATTNGADEAALWEKSATHWVEAALATELEVLKLVNSATGSIYQKKITEKTKAPPAVEPPRTGMSKRPSLGASAKVQSRVSPLPSAAWPKTPGMNETVELANTLCREMHVWFLKFVNEAMDVGFHLFEDQNMVTRGKQSGHITVVLSQFKKISDWLDGVGKVADEDATKETVERLKRKIYQFVISRMGSAFETSVSVSAKS; encoded by the exons ATGGCGACGGTAACGCCGGGGGTCCTGCTGCGCCTGCTTCAGGCGATGCACACGGACGAGCGGGTCACCGGGGAGCACCGCTCCCCCGCGCTCCAGGTCACGGCGGTCGTGCCCGCGCTCACGGCCTCCACCGCCGACTCCCTGCTCTGCCCCTCCAACGGCTTCCTCCTCCAGCTCTCTGACGGCCTCCACTCCACCTACGTCCAGCCCTCCCCCGCCGACGCCGACGCGCTCCTCTCCGTGCGGCCCCACATCGTCGGCCACCTGGTCCACCTCGACCGCCTCCGCTTCGCCAGCCCGGTCCCCCGCGCCGTCGGCCTCCGCCCCGTCCCGTCCTCCCGCTCCCTCCCCTGCGTCGGCAACCCCGAGCCGCTCATCGTCCGCTCCGCCGCCTGCTCCCGGGGCTACGTCATCAGGCCGGACTCCTCACCCGACGCTGCGCCGCCACTCATGCCATCGGGCTCCAGCGCTGCGCCGCTGTCAGATGCGACGGATGCTGCCGCCAAAAGGGCCGTTCTTGCTCCCAGGAACGGCCCCGAGGCCGCGGCTCTGCCAGGCGGTTCCGCCGCGAAACGTCGGTtctcgtctccggcgccggccaagCAGCGAGATCCGTCGCCGGCGGTGAAAGGAGCGTCCCGGGCGGCGTCTCCCTCTGTCAAGGGCGCCTCCCGAGCGTCGTCACCTGCGGTGAGGGGCACGTCCAGGTCGTCGTCGCCAGCCCCGTCCAAGTGTGTTGTTCCCAGCCTTGTTGCGGCCAAGGAGGAGAACCGTAGGGCCGCCAAGGAGCCAGCCATTATCGTGCCATCGAGGTACAGGCAACCTTCACCAGCAGGAGGGAGAAGGGGCGCGGGGTCACCAGGTGGCGGAGGAAGGCGGGGCTCCCTCTCACCCGGTTCCCGGCGGCTCTCGGGAGAAGGGGGCAGCAAGAAGAAGGTCGGGGTGTTGGTGTCTGGTATATCGAAGATGACGGATTTGGGTAGCGGGTCGGCCATGAAGCCGGTGAGGAAGAGTTGGGATGAGTCGGCAATGGCTCTTGCAGCTGCGGCTGCAGGCACGGTGAAGAAGTCCAAGGTCAAGGTGGACAGAGATACTATTCTGAGGACTCAG GAAGCAATGTCACGGCGACTTAGCGACGCTACAGCAGAGCTATCCAGTAACGATGACTCCTCTGTTGATGAGAAGCCAAAACCACCAAAGAAGACAGTGTCTAGTGCAATGAAGGCAAAAACAGCAGCtccgaaaatcatacttcatgatGCTAAATGGACTGATGGCAGCATTCCACTGGTTGCAGTTTCTGATAAACTTTCAAAGATCGGAAAG GAAGCTACTGAACGGAGAGATGCAGCAGCAACCGCTGCGGCTGACGCTCTGCAGGAGGCATTGATCACTGATTCAGTTATCCGAAATCTAAG CAAGTTCTCTGAACTTTGTTCGTTGTCGAAGACTGCGAACCCACTCCCCACCGTCGACTGTTTCCTTGCTGTGTACGAAGACACTTTCAAGTGGAAGAAAACCGCCGAGTCCATGGCCACCACCAACGGAGCAGATGAAGCTGCACTCTGGGAGAAATCAGCTACTCATTGGGTTGAGGCGGCATTAGCAACCGAGCTGGAGGTCCTCAAGCTGGTTAACAGTGCCACTGGATCCATCTACCAGAAGAAGATCACTGAAAAGACCAAGGCTCCCCCTGCAGTGGAGCCACCAAGAACAGGCATGTCCAAGAGGCCATCTCTTGGAGCTTCTGCAAAGGTCCAGTCCAGGGTATCACCTCTCCCTTCAGCAGCATGGCCTAAAACTCCGGGCATGAACGAGACGGTTGAGCTTGCCAACACCTTGTGCCGCGAGATGCATGTCTGGTttttgaagtttgtgaacgaggcCATGGACGTGGGCTTCCACCTGTTTGAAGATCAGAATATGGTTACCAGGGGAAAGCAGAGCGGCCATATCACGGTGGTCCTGTCGCAGTTCAAGAAGATCAGTGACTGGCTGGACGGAGTCGGTAAGGTCGCCGACGAGGACGCGACCAAGGAAACTGTGGAGCGGTTGAAGCGCAAGATCTACCAGTTCGTCATCAGCCGCATGGGGTCTGCCTTCGAGACCTCGGTCTCAGTTTCAGCAAAAAGTTGA
- the LOC123448116 gene encoding uncharacterized protein LOC123448116 isoform X2, with amino-acid sequence MSLVKFYENPLPFPPTNTATHRLVACHARAASPSPRHAHRRGHRPLAPSLCLAAVSIALPTAGLLLPLVSPLLFFHTRSSRWKESPFLQARNLPAPAAALPCASSGSGEAPIHYAALRLARASGRRCYGGRRSTPDTVCAPEAIEDAPPPLLEPEVQKVGFYLKLWEHSKVQFPPLLAKARISSGEGWGGKRQRRRGTVLDQAPGRLAAGPAWPCLRKLPTEAARERIGGTGLAQIPHRRPGREKVSWDASSSTHSWSRRSSPKSAQSSRRTTSTRSRREAPTTSGWDLCRRGMRRGGDSWGTSGGGHGGRGRRWRGSSTAAEQFLDGARPERHRCIIPHVHVLGNRGDARNRRCRWVAATELEAQVTSSGGIRGAGALMLVGGGEICCLASVRRRAYQRGRR; translated from the exons ATGTCCCTGGTGAAATTTTACGAAAACCCCCTCCCCTTTCCTCCGACAAACACCGCAACCCACCGCTTGGTCGCCTGCCACGCGCGAGCCGCTTCTCCGTCGCCTCGCCACGCACACCGACGAGGGCACCGGCCGCTTGCTCCATCGCTCTGTCTCGCCGCCGTCTCCATCGCCTTGCCGACCGCCGGCCTCCTTCTCCCGCTCGTCTCgcctcttctcttcttccacaCGAGGAGCTCAAGATGGAAGGAGTCCCCTTTTCTTCAAGCTCGCAATTTGCCGGCTCCGGCGGCGGCGCTGCCCTGTGCATCCTCCGGCTCCGGCGAGGCTCCG ATCCACTACGCGGCTCTGCGGCTCGCTCGTGCATCAGGACGCCGATGCTACGGAGGACGCCGCTCCACCCCTGATACGGTCTGTGCCCCCGAAGCCATTGAGGATGCCCCTCCACCCCTGCTCGAGCCTGAAG TTCAGAAGGTTGGTTTCTATCTGAAGCTATGGGAACATTCCAAGGTGCAGTTCCCCCCTCTTCTTGCCAAG GCGCGCATCAGCagcggcgaggggtggggtgGCAAAAGGCAGCGGCGGCGAGGGACGGTGCTCGATCAGGCGCCAGGTCGTCTTGCCGCTGGGCCCGCGTGGCCCTGTCTACGTAAGCTGCCAACGGAAGCTGCCAGAGAGAGGATCGGCGGCACGGGACTTGCCCAAATCCCGCACCGGCGTCCAGGGCGTGAGAAAGTATCCTGGGACGCGAGCAGCAGCACGCACTCCTGGTCCAGGAGATCGTCACCCAAGAGCGCGCAGAGCTCAAGGAGGACGACCTCAACCAGATCACGGCGGGAGGCTCCGACGACGAGCGGATGGGATCTTTGCAGGAGGGGAATGCGCAGAGGGGGTGACAGCTGGGGAACGAGCGGTGGTGGTCATGGCGGGAGAGGAAGGCGCTGGCGCGGTTCCTCAACGGCGGCGGAGCAGTTCCTGGACGGCGCACGTCCTGAGCGACATAGGTGCATAATCCCGCATGTGCATGTCCTGGGCAACCGTGGCGATGCGCGGAATCGCAGGTGCAGGTGGGTGGCGGCGACGGAAttagaggcgcaggtcacgagcaGCGGCGGCATCAGAGGCGCAGGTGCGCTCATGCTGGTAGGCGGCGGCGAAATCTGCTGCCTCGCGTCTGTCCGGCGACGCGCGTATcagcgaggaagaagatga